The region CgcacccccgcacccccccactCTGTCTCCCCGTACCAGCGCCGTGTACCCCGCCAGGTCGGGCCGGCTgggctccccccgccgctccagcagctgcagcacccgCGGCTCGTCCCCGTCCCGCGCCGCCGACCAGATCCCTGCGGGAACGGGGGGGGGGACGCGTCAGGCAGGAGCgagccccccgccctgcccgtaCCCAGCCCCTGCCCGCGGCGTCCCCCTTGTCCCCGGCACCCGGACCCCCAACCCCCGGCCCCGGTTCCCCCGGCCCGACCCCGCTCGAAGTCCATCTCGGGGAGGCTCTGGTGCACGCTGGGCACCGCTACCCGCGACGGGCAGCAGGGACCGGGCGGCGAACGGCGGCCCGCCGCCATGGCCCCGGCCGGGAAGGGCCGAGCGGGCGCCGAGGGGAGCCGGGAAGGGCCGGAAAGAGCCGGAAAGAGCCGAGCGGGAGCCGAGGGGATCCGGGAAGGGCCGGAAAGAGCCGGAAAGAGCCGAGCGGGAGCCGAGGGGATCCGGGAAGGGCCGGAAAGAGCCGGAAAGAGCCGAGCGGGAGCCGAGGGGATCCGGGAAGGGCCGGAAAGAGCCGAGCGGGAGCCGAGGGAATCCGGGAAGGGCCGAAAGGGGCCGGGAAGGCCCGAGGGAAGCCGGGAATTGCCGAGCGGGGCCGACGGGAGCCGAGCGGAGCCGAAGGGCTCCCCAGCCCGAGCGTTAGGGCGCATGCGCGCTCCGCCCGCCAGCAGGGCCCCGGcggcgccgccagggggcgcccccACCTCTCAGTGCTGAGCGCTGTCTGGGctgtgcccccctccctccccgtcCAGTTATGGGGGGGTTCGGGGCTCACGGCCGCACCCCACCGCCTTGGGGGGGCCCAGGGGCTCACCCCCCTGCTATGGGGTGCCTAGAGATCACCCACACTTACGGGAGGCCGCCTTCCCCGCACCTCTAGCTGTGGGGTCCCCAAGCTTCAGCACCCCCAACAGCTCTGGGGGGGCCCAGGGCTCACAGCCCCCACTCAGGGGCTCAGGGTCCCCCCCCCGTTCTGCTTCCCACGGCCCGGGCAGCCCCTGGCCCCGCTCCCAGGTCCCCCCCCACCGGGACCCCGGGTGCTGCTTCCGCCAGGCTTCCCGGCAGGGCCCCCCCCAACCCGCCCCACGCTGACCCCCGGCAtccggggggggggcacgggcATGGGGCCAGGCCTCAGCAGTCTCAggccccggggggggcggccgggccccccctgccctgggaacGGCGCCGCGATGCCCTTTTATAGCCCCAAGCGCGGCCTTTTTCCATGAGCTCAGCGGCGGGGGGgccccagcaccctccccacacccccccagccaGCATCGGACACGGCCCCCGCAGGCTTCGCTTtgaatatataaatttttttttttttactcctttttattattaatataaaaatactcACGTATTTAcagcaaataaatatatttcagtaaCAAATAAATtacactgggggggggggtataCAAAAGGGGCCCGGGTGGGCGGCGTGCAGGGGGGGTGGCAGGCAGGTGGGGGGGTATTTACAACCAGGGCCGAGGGGGTACGaagccctgggggggggggcattagAAAAGTTCTCAGGAAGAAAAACCCGATCGGTTCTTAAATCATCCCAAAAAAACATCCTGTGGCCACTGCCTGGGGCAGGACGCGGTGCCTGgagcggggtgtggggggggaacTCGGTGGTGCCCGGGGTGAGGGGGCGGGCTCAGTGGTCCCCAAGGCCGGTGGCAAGTCCCCGAGGTCGGTCCCTTGCCCGGGACATGGTACCGAAGGCGGACGCGGTGCCCAAGAGCAGCTGCGGTGCCCAAGACGGGCACCGGTGTCCCCAAACGTGTGACATGGTGCCGGAGTGCCGGCCGCTGGGGTGGCAGTCCCGTCCCCAAGATGGGTGCCGGTGCAGCAGTCCCCAAAATGGGTGCCGGCACCCAcgctgcagccccccccaaaGTCGGGTTGTGCCGGTGCCGGGGCGATGGTCCCCGCGGCGGGTGCCGGCACCGGGGTCCCCGCGGCGGGTGCCGGGGCCCTGAGGTAGGTTCGGCTGCTCGGCGGCGGGGAAGCCGCCCCGGCGGCGGCTCAAACCGACGACTCCTCGGGGTTGGAGTCGGGCAGGGGCTGACGCTGCTGCAGTTTACGCCGCAACTCCTCGGCTAAATCGGCGCAAGGCGGCCGCTCTTCGGCACCCAGCGCCAGGCGGATGTAGCCGTTGGAGGAAGAACCGCGCAGGGGACCCAGGTGGATGCGGGTGGGCGAGTGAAGGGGTTGGCCGGGAATGGCGTTGGGCGGCGAAGCGGCGCCGGGGGGGCCGCCGTTACGGCAAGTGGCGTGACCCGGCACGATTTTAAGCGAGCCGTCCGAGTAGTAGTAGCTAGCCGGGTCCCAGAGCTTCTCATCCGAGTCGGAGGCGGCGCTGGGCACGAAACGGGGACTGGGGGGCTCCTTGGGCAGCTCGATGGGATACACCAGGGTGCTCTCGATGGCTTTGGCGCCTTTGCCGAGCTCTTCCCGCAACCGCCGCCAAAGCGAgagcaccaccagcaccagcaccaggcaCAGGGCGCCCAGGCACACGGCCACCACCCACACCAGCCCCAGGCTCTCCAGCGGCGCCCGCGTTTCCAGCGGCACCCCGGCGCCGGCCAACACCGCCACGCGATACACCTCCCCGCCCAAACGGGCGCCCTGTTCCTCCGAAAAGCAACGGTACGTGCCGCTGTGCTGCGCCCCGGCACCCGGCACCACCAGAGCTCGCAGGCGAGCGTCGCGCAGCACCAGCGCCTGCTCGGCCGCCAGCGCCCGCCCCTCGAAGGTCCACAGCGCCTGCGCCAGGTTGGAACCCAAACGGCACGTCAGCACCAGGTCGGTGCCCGCCACCACCGTCACGTTTTTAGGGGTGATGGGCCCTGCGGGAGAGTCAGGATGAGCCTCTGCTGAgtcaggagggagggagaaattgggggggtggggggtgataTGCCCCCTTCTCCTAGCTCGGCACTGTTTGGGGGGGGTCTCACCTTGCTTGGCCACCTGCGGCAGGGTGCAGGCGCGGGTGTCGGAGCTCAGCACGTCCTGGACCAGCTGggacctgcaggaggaggtggcggAGGTGAGGGGGGAGCCCCCTGTGCCGCagcggggtgtccccccccctttccccgggGAACCCCCTTACCCGTTGAGGCCGTCGGTGCGGACGCAGAGGCTGGCGTTGTGGCTCCAGGCGCAGTAGGGATCCCGGGCGAGGACACAGTCCGTGCACGACTGGTAGCGGCCGCAGTCAGCCAGGGGCAACTGGGCCACTTGGAAACGGGAGCCGGCAAAGAGCAGCTTCTGTGAGAGAACAGGCAAGGTGACACCGGGAGGTGCCACCATGAGGTGACACCCCGGgtgccagccccttccccagggcaccGCTCACCTTCCGCCCGGCCAGGaccaggctctccacaggctgcgCCGGCTCAAAAACCTGCAGCTCCTCAACCAGATGGACACGAGCACCCAGGTTCAGTGCCTTGTGCACCCAGCCGTCACCTGCGGGTCACGGCGGGTGGTGAGGGACGTCCCCACGTCAGGaaccgcgccccccccccccccccccccccgcgccgcagTCCCCTCCCCGGCATCCCCACAACCCTGGCGGGTACCTGTGCCGATGAAAAGCACCTCGTAGACGGCGCCGTCCAGCCCGGGCACTCGATCTACCACCAGCTGGGTGAAGTTGGCATCTTTTTTGAGGAGAAGCGGGCGCCCGCGGTGAGGCAGGATGGGCTCGTCCATCAGCGGGTGCTTCTTGGCGAAGTTGAGGGTGTTGTCGGGCAGCTCGAGGGAGCTGGCGAAGCCGTTCTGACGGTGCCAGTCGGTGATGCACTGGGGATGGAGGGCACCGTCACCCGCACGGCCGGATCCCGCACCCTTTTCTTGTCTCCTACCCCCGCAATCCGCGGTGCCGGTAACTCACCGCGCCAGGACGGGGGCTCGGCACCTCATCCGAGTACCGGCCCCACTTCTGCGCCTGCTCCCGGTATTCCTTGTAGGGTCCCTCAAACGCTTTCTTCACCTCCAGGATGTGGTAGCGGCAAATCGCCGAGACATCCACGTCCCCCCTGCAAGGGACAGGGTGGGTTTTTAGGGGGAGTCACCGCTCACGGGGGAACCCCACGGCTACCGCATCCCCGCGCCCTCACCAGCGGGCCTGGAAGACGCCGAAAAAAGTGGTGTCCTGCCAATCGGCTCCTGGCAGGGTGAAGACAGCCTGGAGGCGGTTGAAATGGAGCTGCTGCTCAGGCGCCGAACACACCAAACGAGCCTTCAGGAAGGTCGTCCACTTCTTCTGCAGCGTCCGGGCACCGCCGACGTCCCCCTGGGCAACCAGTCAGCATCAAGATGGGGGCCACCACCGCGCTCACCACCGGTGGAGCAAAGCCACGCCGAGATGGTGTCCCCAGGATGGGTTGTCCCCTCCCCGTACCTTGCAGACCCGCGCCACGCGGGCCACCACTTGCTCCGCGTAGCAGTCGTACTCCACCGCCCGCTCGCTGAAGAAGAAGTAAACCTTGTCGTCATCCCCGGTGCTGCTGGCCGCGCTCTCCTGCACGTAAGCTGAAGCCACGAAGTGGGGCtctgtggaggaggaggtgggggagtGGAAAGAGGAGGGTAACGCTGTGCCAGGGAGAGGGGGGCACCCCCACTGTCTCCCCCAGCGTCCCCCCCGACCCTACCGTTCAGCCAGGAGGTGAGATACTCCGTCTTCATGGAGTAGTGGGGGCCCAGGTTGCGGAGGATGACGGGCTCCGTGCCCAGGAAGTTGTTGAAGGTGGCCGAGTACAGCTCCCCGTCTGTGAGGCCAGGGTTTAGGGAGGGAGACGGGGGGGGGCACGGCGGTCCCCCCTCCCGACCCCAGCGGGTGCCCGGCGGTGCCACCTACCCACGATGAGGCCGGTGTGTCCCTTGGTGGGGTCGTACGGACACTTCCCCTTGCCGTCCTCAAAAGCCACTTGGTCCAGGGTGAAGCCAGACAGTTCCTGCAGGGCACAGGAGTGGGTGGGGGTCCCAATCCCCTCCCAATTCATGTCCCCCCCCGCACCCAGACTGGCCCCGGCCACAGGGACACCCTCCCAGATGAccctcctggggacagggacatcccCCCAGATGACCCTTCTGGGACAGGGACAGCCACGGGTGACCCATTATGGGGACAGCGACACCCCTAAATTATGCTtccagggacagggacaccctcGGACAATCCTCCTGGGCACAGGGACACTCCCCAGTGATGCTCCCCCAGGCACAATGGCACCCCTGGATGACCCTTCTGTGGACAGGGACACCCCCCCATAATGATCCCacaggacacagggacaccccaaCAATGCTCCAAGAGGACAGGGGACACCCTCACGGGAACAAGGCCACCTCTGCACGTCCCTCCTGCGCACAGGGACACCCCTGAACATCCCTTAGGGACAGGGACACCCCTAGATGATGCTCCTGAGGCTGGGGGGAGGCTCTTCCCCAGGGGCAGGGGGGAACCTCGCAGGTTTTGGGGGGCTGCACTCACGATGTAGGTGCACTTGGGCTGGAAGGCGTAAGTGCCGCAGGCGTAGAGGTGAGAGCTGTTGTAGCTCTGCAGGAAGCGCACGTAGTTGAAGCAGTCggtcttggggggggggaaaacagCCGGTTAAGGGGGTGACAGCAGCAGGggggggcaccccggggtgccctgtaaccccccccgccacctccaCAGCACCCGTGCCCCCCACCTGGTTGTTCTTGCCCTTCTGGATGCACTCAGCTTTCTTATCCACAGGGGCTTCCCAGGAGAtctgggaacaaaaaaaaaaggggttgggGGTTGAAAATAACACACACCTCTAAAATCCTCCCCCCTCCGGGGGTCCCCCAGGGCCTCACCGCCGCCTTGAGCTCCACGGTGCCGGTGGCCAGGGCGAAAACGGCCTCGCGGGCGCCCACGTAGAGCAGCGCCTCGGCCTCGTCCAGCGTCAGCGTCAGGTAGTGCGAGACCCCCCCCTGCGAGAAGCGCTTGGCCGCGTCCTTCAGCTCTGGGGAGGTGGCGGTagcggggtggggagggaacaTGGGGACATCAGGACGAGGTCACTGCTGTCCCTGCAGCCGTCCTCTCACCCGGTGGGCACCGCTGGCACCCCCAGGGCACGCGAAGCCCCCCttggcccgccccccccccacccaccacCACCGCTGCCGGAagccccccggcccccggcgcCGCACAAAGGGCTCTTTGTCACCCGAGCAGGCGCTGGCGGCGCCGGGCGAACACAGCGGCCTTTGGCGAgaccccgcgccccccccccgcccgcccccaggCCCCGCAGAAAGGCCCCATTGACGGGGAGGTGCCAGGGCCccccggcagggacagggacacagggCTGGCACGGCATGGGGACAGCACGGGGACGGCACGGGGACACGGGGCGCTGGCACGGCAAAGGGATGGGAGTCTCGGGTGTGGGGACAGCACAGGGACCAGGGACATGGCACAAGGACAGTGGCACAGCAAAGGGACAGGGGATGTGGCATGGGGACAATGCAGGGACAAGGGACGTGGCATGGGAACACTGGCACAGCACAGGGATAGAGGATGTGGCATGGGGACAATACAGGGACAAGGGACACGGCATGGGAATGCTGGCACAGCACAGGCACAGAGGATGTGGCATGGGGACAATacagggacaggggacatggcACGGGGATGCTGGCACAGCACAGGATCAGGGGATGTGGCATGGGGACAATACAGGGATAGAGAACATGGCACAGGGACACTGGCACAGCACAGGGACAGGGGATGTGGCATGGGGACGCTGGCACAGCACAGGGACAGGGGTCTTGGGTGTGGGCATGGCACAGGGACGGGACATGGCACAGGGACAATacagggacaggggacatggcACAGGGATGCTGGCACAGCACAGGGACAGGGGATGTGGCATGGGGATAATACAGGGACAGGAGATGTGGCATGGGGACGCTGGCACAGTGCAGGGATAGAGGACACGGGGCACCACCATCACACAGGGACAGGAGAATGGTGCAAGGGATGGGGCCACAGGGCATGGCAAAGGGACAGGGACACCGGTGCTGGCATGGCACAGGGATAGGGACACAGCCCATGGCACAGATGGGGACACACGGTGCTGgcacaggatggggacagggacacagagGGTGCTGGCACAGCAGAAGGATGGCATCTCGGGGTGCTGGCATGGCAGAAcgctggggacaggggacacggcagagggctggggacagggggcgatggcagggcacagggacaggggacacagcagagggctggggacagggggcgATGGCAGGGCACAGGGACAAGGGACACGgcagagggctggggacagggggtgatggcagggcacagggacaggggacacagcagagggctggggacagggggcgATGGCAGGGCACGGGGACAAGGGACACGgcagagggctggggacagggggcgATGGCAGGGCACAGGGACAAGGGACACGgcagagggctggggacaggggacacggCAGAGGACTGAGGACAGGGGGTGATGGCAGGGCACGGGGACACAGGGCAGCGTCCCTGCGTGTCCCCTCTCTGCTCTCACAGCCCCCCAGTTTTGAGGCCACCACCCTGGGGGGGTCCCCGCAATGCTGACAAgcttgggcggggggggggggggacagaagCTGCCCGAGGTGGGGACAACCACAGCCCCAGGGTGTCACCCCGCTGTCGGCGAgggctgtgcctcagtttccccaacctgctcccctctccctagggacccccgggggggggacacacggtaCTCACCCGCGTAGGGGACAGTTTTTCGGGGCACGGCGCTCCACGAGGACCCCGGGGCGGTGGCAGCGGTGGCGAGGGCCAGCAGCGAGGCGAGGGCCAGCAGCCGGTGGGGGGCCATGACGCTGGggactggggggggtggggaagagggggggggacacacaaggcctggggacacacacacacacacagacacacccgGCCCCCCGTTAGGGTTACGGGGCATCGACACCGGCGGCGTCACGCGGGCGGCGTGGGGACAAGGCGGGCATTGAGGGCTGCGCGTCACGAGGCCGGGGGCACCCCACGCagcgggggggaagggggggatgtggaggggggcggggggggggacacagacacacacacgcgGGTCCCCAACTTGTTGCCCACCACGGTCCCTCCTCCGGCCGTGACGAGTcacagggtgggggggtccccagaGGAGGAAACGGGCCTTTCCGCTTCCCACCCCACCCGGGCGGCCCCACCTCGCCCACGTCctgccccgggaccccccggTATCCTGGGGGTGTCCCCCGCTGtccatgtgtgtcccccccctcgcCCAGTCCCCAAGGCTGGGCAGGATGCGGCCGGGCGAGCGGGCGGCCGGGAATTGTTCTGCCCTGCCCGGCGGGAAGCAGGAAgccgggggggtccggggggggccCCCGCGCCAGCTGGGGAAGGATTTCCGGGAGGGTGGGGGGGCCGGGAATGGGCCCCCCGCGGGCGTGGGAATGGGGGACGCCCCGGCCAGGCCGCCTGTGGCGAGGGTGGGGGGTGCTGCCGGTGCCACGGTCATGGCCAGGGTGCCATGGGCACGGCTGGGGGGGCCACGGGCAAAACTGGGGGGCTACGGGCAAAGCTGGGGGGCTACGGGCACAGCCAGAGTGCCATGGTCATCGTCAGGGTGCCATGGGCAAAGCTGGGGTGCCACGGGCATGGTTGGGGTGCCACAGGCAAAGCTGGGGGGCTACAGGCACAACCAGGGTGCCACGGTCATCATCAGGGTGCCATGAGCAAGGCCAGGGTGCCATGGTCATGGTCAGGGTGCCATGGACACAGCCAGGGTGCTACAGGCACAACCAGGGTGCCAGTGTCATCGTCAGGGTGCCACAGGCAAATCTGGGGTGCCACTGGCATGGCCCCGGGGGACAAAAGCATGAACAGGGTGTCACAGGCCACGGCCAGATTGTCATGGTCATGGCGAGGGTGCCACGGGCATGATTGGGGGGGTGCCACGGGCACAACTGGGGTGCCACGGGCACGGCCAGAATGTCACGGGCACGGCTGGGGTGCCGTGGGCATGGCTGGGGGGTCCCATGGGCACAGCCGGGGTGCCACGGGCACAGTTGGGGTCCCCCGGGCACGGCCGCGGTGCCACGGGCAGGACAGGGTCCCCCGGGTCCCCAGTTCTGGAGCTGGACGCCCGGGGGTCCCACGGGGGCGAGCGGGGTGCCACGGCCCCGCGGCGGTGCCATCCCGGGTGGGGTCGCCACGACGGTGCCgtggcgggaggggcggggggggggggggggggtgtccccacgGGGATGCCATCCccggtgaggggggggggggcccacgGCGACGCGCAGCCCCGCGGGACGAACCCACCCGGCATCCGCGGGTGGGGGCGCCCGGcgcgccccgctgccccccgcgtGGGGGCCGGCACCGGCGGCAACGGCTGCCGGTACCGacgcggcgggggctgcggggggagcggTGCACCGACGGATCGccgcggggggaagggggggggctcCCCCGTTACCGGAGGGGGGGTCCGGCCCCCACGGCAGcgcgggggcgggagggggggggggggcgatgccGCCGGGGGTGCCGGTCCCGATCCCCGGTACCGGGAGGAACAAAgcgcctccccctcctcccccccccccgcccccgcggctcCGCCACAACAAtaccggggcggggcggggcgggggggggccgggccgggcccggcgggggcgggagggggggggcccGCACTCACctcggggcgcggcggcggcggcgcggggcgggcggcccggccggggcggcgggaggcggcggcggcggcgggtcgggGCGGCGGTGGGTGCGCGCCGCGCGGCTCCgctcggccccgccccgccctgacGTCACGGccgccccgcggggagggggctcgGCTCGGCTTAACTGGACGCGGCTCGACCCGGCTCGGCCCAACCGGGCTCGGCTCAGGCCGGTTCAGCTCAGTTTAACCAGGTTTGGCTCGGCCCCGTTCGGCTCGACCAGGCTTGGCTCAATCTGGTttggctcagcccagcccagctcaaCCCAGTTCAATTCAGCCCAGTCTGGCTCAGCCCAGCTTGACTAAATCTGGTTTGGCTCAGCCCAATTCAGCTCAGCCCAGTTCAGTTCAGCCTAGCTTGGCTCAACCTGGTTTAGCTCAGTTCAGCTCAGCCCAGTTCAGCTCAGCCCAGCTTGGTTTAATTCAGTTCAGCTCAGCCCAGCCTGGCTCAACCTGGTTCAGCTCAGTGTGGTTTGACTCAATCTGGTTTGGTTTGGCTCAGTCCAGCTCAACCCAGTGCGGCCCAATTCAGCTCAGCCTAGCTTGCTTTAACCCAGTTCAGTCCAGCCCAGTTTGGCTCAACCTGGTTTGGCTCAATCTGGTTTGGTTCAGCCCAGTTCAGCTCATCCCAGTCCAGCTCAGCCTAGCTTGTTTTAACCCAGTTCAGTCCAGCCCAGCTTGGCTCAACCTGCTTTG is a window of Strix aluco isolate bStrAlu1 chromosome 28, bStrAlu1.hap1, whole genome shotgun sequence DNA encoding:
- the SEMA4C gene encoding semaphorin-4C; this translates as MAPHRLLALASLLALATAATAPGSSWSAVPRKTVPYAELKDAAKRFSQGGVSHYLTLTLDEAEALLYVGAREAVFALATGTVELKAAISWEAPVDKKAECIQKGKNNQTDCFNYVRFLQSYNSSHLYACGTYAFQPKCTYIELSGFTLDQVAFEDGKGKCPYDPTKGHTGLIVDGELYSATFNNFLGTEPVILRNLGPHYSMKTEYLTSWLNEPHFVASAYVQESAASSTGDDDKVYFFFSERAVEYDCYAEQVVARVARVCKGDVGGARTLQKKWTTFLKARLVCSAPEQQLHFNRLQAVFTLPGADWQDTTFFGVFQARWGDVDVSAICRYHILEVKKAFEGPYKEYREQAQKWGRYSDEVPSPRPGACITDWHRQNGFASSLELPDNTLNFAKKHPLMDEPILPHRGRPLLLKKDANFTQLVVDRVPGLDGAVYEVLFIGTGDGWVHKALNLGARVHLVEELQVFEPAQPVESLVLAGRKKLLFAGSRFQVAQLPLADCGRYQSCTDCVLARDPYCAWSHNASLCVRTDGLNGSQLVQDVLSSDTRACTLPQVAKQGPITPKNVTVVAGTDLVLTCRLGSNLAQALWTFEGRALAAEQALVLRDARLRALVVPGAGAQHSGTYRCFSEEQGARLGGEVYRVAVLAGAGVPLETRAPLESLGLVWVVAVCLGALCLVLVLVVLSLWRRLREELGKGAKAIESTLVYPIELPKEPPSPRFVPSAASDSDEKLWDPASYYYSDGSLKIVPGHATCRNGGPPGAASPPNAIPGQPLHSPTRIHLGPLRGSSSNGYIRLALGAEERPPCADLAEELRRKLQQRQPLPDSNPEESSV
- the ANKRD39 gene encoding ankyrin repeat domain-containing protein 39; translated protein: MRPNARAGEPFGSARLPSAPLGNSRLPSGLPGPFRPFPDSLGSRSALSGPSRIPSAPARLFPALSGPSRIPSAPARLFPALSGPSRIPSAPARLFPALSGPSRLPSAPARPFPAGAMAAGRRSPPGPCCPSRVAVPSVHQSLPEMDFERGIWSAARDGDEPRVLQLLERRGEPSRPDLAGYTALHYASRNGHLGVCRLLLQRGARCDARTPGGATPLHRASYCGHLAIARLLLAHGADPATADEDGRTSLHKAAERGHRELCTLLLRHSPALAGIRDAKGRRPHDVADPAVRDLLDT